From Nitratidesulfovibrio vulgaris str. Hildenborough, a single genomic window includes:
- a CDS encoding ATP-binding cassette domain-containing protein, with amino-acid sequence MTLSVRDLGFGYPGAERAALEGVTFSVPAGGLLCLCGVNGSGKSSLLSLLAGLQRPSTGGIRLGGGPDAGSNGWPGDAPDAKDGDRREGLVAPSARQAREAARVLRQGAALLLQDADMQILGATVGEDLCLALDPGDAEAHGAARDMADRFGLGHQWDEPVHTLSYGQKRKLCLAAALLTGPHLLLLDEPFSGLDHPAIMELRAVLVAHRAAGLTQVVSVHDLEPVVDVADAMLVLHEGRQVLYGPPCEVLDHVRDFGIRPPYSWTAHRTIVPYL; translated from the coding sequence ATGACGCTATCGGTACGTGACCTCGGTTTCGGCTACCCCGGTGCTGAACGCGCCGCCCTTGAAGGTGTGACGTTCTCCGTGCCCGCGGGCGGGCTTCTGTGTCTGTGCGGAGTGAACGGCAGCGGCAAGTCGTCGCTGCTTTCGCTGCTGGCAGGGTTGCAGCGACCATCCACGGGGGGCATCAGGCTAGGCGGCGGGCCGGATGCGGGGTCCAATGGCTGGCCGGGTGACGCGCCTGATGCGAAGGACGGTGACAGGCGGGAGGGGCTGGTCGCACCATCCGCACGACAGGCGCGTGAGGCCGCGCGGGTACTCCGGCAAGGGGCGGCGCTTCTGTTGCAGGACGCGGACATGCAGATTCTGGGGGCCACGGTGGGTGAAGACCTCTGTCTTGCCCTCGACCCCGGCGATGCCGAAGCCCATGGCGCGGCCCGCGACATGGCCGACCGCTTCGGCCTCGGGCACCAGTGGGACGAACCGGTGCATACGCTGTCCTACGGGCAGAAGCGCAAACTGTGTCTTGCCGCTGCGTTGCTGACGGGGCCGCACCTGTTGTTGCTCGATGAACCCTTCAGCGGGCTGGACCACCCCGCCATCATGGAGTTGCGTGCCGTGCTTGTGGCGCATCGTGCCGCAGGACTCACGCAGGTCGTCTCCGTGCACGACCTCGAACCGGTGGTGGATGTCGCAGATGCCATGCTTGTCCTGCATGAGGGGCGGCAGGTGTTGTACGGCCCGCCCTGCGAGGTGCTCGACCATGTGCGCGATTTCGGCATCCGCCCTCCGTATTCGTGGACGGCCCACCGGACGATCGTGCCTTATCTCTGA
- a CDS encoding biotin transporter BioY has product MPESPLADIHRLVWTSLMAALIAVGAMTVIPVGPVPVTLQTLFVLLAGFVLGPRGGAYAMLLYIAAGALGLPVFAGGKSGLAVLFGPTGGYLAGFVVMAWCAGMGGRRREGGRMTVVVAAAWALAGLAVAYGLGALRLMSVLDIGMGRAFAVGVLPFLPGDLLKIVAAVAAWRYLRDRRLLP; this is encoded by the coding sequence ATGCCAGAATCGCCTCTCGCAGACATCCATCGTCTTGTCTGGACATCGCTCATGGCGGCCCTCATCGCCGTGGGCGCCATGACCGTCATCCCCGTCGGGCCGGTGCCCGTCACCCTTCAGACCCTGTTCGTGCTGCTGGCGGGATTCGTGCTGGGCCCGCGCGGCGGTGCCTACGCCATGCTGCTGTACATCGCGGCGGGGGCCTTGGGGCTTCCGGTCTTCGCCGGTGGCAAGTCCGGTCTGGCTGTGCTCTTCGGGCCCACCGGAGGCTACCTTGCCGGGTTCGTCGTCATGGCATGGTGTGCGGGCATGGGCGGGCGACGCCGCGAAGGCGGGCGCATGACCGTGGTCGTCGCGGCGGCGTGGGCCCTTGCGGGACTTGCCGTCGCCTACGGGCTTGGTGCGTTGCGCCTCATGTCCGTGCTGGACATCGGCATGGGCCGTGCCTTCGCCGTGGGAGTGCTGCCGTTCCTGCCGGGAGACCTCTTGAAGATTGTCGCCGCCGTGGCCGCGTGGCGCTACCTGCGTGACAGAAGGCTACTGCCATGA
- a CDS encoding class I SAM-dependent methyltransferase, translating into MSVPRWVAERTGLPRTAHDAGTIGAAGCTVNRFAVALMPDSGGHPRKPIAGVDAPPPHLLLVARRMTRPGEHMALTTYTPVITVFAAGREWTLERAADLQTLWDNMVEADFGDDERLPYWTELWPSSLVLADWLHDNAGRIRGRTCLDMGCGLGLCSLVGQWLGARVTGMDYEPEALFHARRNAERNRVPQPLWTVMDWRAPAVRRHAADLVWGGDIMYERRFVTPVLDFLDHVLAPCGAAWVAEPGRTVYNHFRETLDARGWHARRVLSSETASLYEQPESVTVHLWEITR; encoded by the coding sequence ATGAGCGTCCCGCGCTGGGTGGCTGAACGGACCGGCCTGCCCCGCACGGCGCACGACGCGGGAACAATAGGTGCGGCGGGGTGTACGGTCAATCGCTTCGCCGTCGCCCTCATGCCCGACTCCGGAGGGCACCCTCGGAAGCCCATCGCCGGGGTGGACGCCCCGCCGCCCCACCTGCTACTGGTGGCACGGCGCATGACGCGCCCCGGAGAACACATGGCCCTCACCACCTACACCCCTGTCATCACCGTCTTCGCCGCCGGGCGCGAATGGACGCTCGAACGCGCCGCCGACCTCCAGACCCTCTGGGACAACATGGTGGAGGCCGACTTCGGCGACGACGAACGCCTTCCGTACTGGACGGAACTCTGGCCGTCGAGCCTCGTTCTGGCCGACTGGCTGCATGACAACGCCGGTCGCATCCGCGGCAGGACATGCCTCGACATGGGGTGCGGGCTCGGCCTGTGCTCGCTGGTGGGACAGTGGCTCGGTGCCCGCGTGACGGGCATGGACTACGAACCCGAGGCCCTGTTCCACGCCCGCCGCAACGCCGAACGCAACCGGGTGCCGCAACCGCTGTGGACGGTCATGGACTGGCGCGCCCCCGCCGTGCGCCGTCATGCGGCAGACCTTGTATGGGGCGGCGACATCATGTACGAACGCCGCTTCGTCACACCGGTGCTCGACTTCCTCGACCACGTGCTGGCCCCTTGCGGCGCGGCGTGGGTGGCGGAACCGGGGCGAACCGTGTACAACCACTTTCGCGAAACGCTCGACGCGCGAGGCTGGCATGC